A window from Listeria seeligeri serovar 1/2b str. SLCC3954 encodes these proteins:
- the panB gene encoding 3-methyl-2-oxobutanoate hydroxymethyltransferase, with product MKRPVDFFAMKENGEKITMITAYDYPSAKNVEQAEADMILVGDSLGMVVLGYDSTVPVTVDDMIHHTKAVKRGAPNTFVVTDMPFMTYHGSVDETIQHARRIIQESGAHAVKLEGAKEVVNKIARLTEAGAPVVAHLGLTPQSVGLTGSYKVRAKSAEEAQELVENALAVEAAGAIALVLEAIPRQLAKRVTKALSIPTIGIGAGVDTDGQVLVYHDIIGYGINRRAKFVKAYADIDETIEPALSSYVKEVKEKTFPEVKHSFTMAEEDLKGLYGKE from the coding sequence ATGAAAAGACCAGTAGATTTTTTTGCCATGAAAGAAAACGGAGAAAAGATAACGATGATTACCGCCTACGATTATCCTTCTGCTAAGAATGTAGAACAAGCAGAAGCAGACATGATTTTAGTTGGTGATTCGCTTGGAATGGTAGTTTTAGGCTATGATTCCACAGTTCCGGTTACAGTAGATGACATGATTCATCACACCAAAGCAGTAAAACGAGGTGCCCCAAATACATTCGTTGTAACGGATATGCCATTTATGACTTATCACGGTTCAGTAGACGAAACAATTCAGCATGCTCGGAGAATTATTCAAGAAAGCGGCGCCCATGCTGTAAAATTAGAAGGCGCAAAAGAAGTCGTAAACAAAATTGCTCGGTTAACAGAAGCTGGTGCTCCGGTTGTCGCCCATCTTGGCCTAACTCCACAAAGTGTTGGCCTAACCGGTAGTTACAAAGTGCGTGCCAAATCAGCAGAAGAAGCGCAAGAGCTAGTCGAAAATGCACTTGCAGTTGAAGCGGCAGGAGCGATTGCACTTGTCCTAGAAGCGATTCCTCGTCAACTTGCAAAAAGAGTCACTAAAGCCCTTTCGATTCCTACAATTGGTATTGGAGCTGGTGTCGATACAGATGGACAAGTTTTGGTTTATCACGATATTATTGGTTACGGTATAAATCGCCGAGCAAAATTCGTAAAAGCTTATGCAGATATTGATGAAACAATTGAACCTGCCCTATCAAGTTACGTAAAAGAAGTCAAAGAAAAAACATTTCCTGAAGTAAAACATAGCTTCACAATGGCTGAAGAAGATTTAAAAGGCCTATACGGAAAGGAATAA
- a CDS encoding thioredoxin family protein, whose translation MKKMMFFLAIITVVLTLSACGDNKKEAEDKAANTEKESSTFLQTISTNTFKQKMKEKYTGVIYVGRPTCEDCQAFQPILKKELETRQLEQPMAYYNTDKASEKSRDEMVAFLKKMDIDSVPTMVYLKDGKVASTYEATDEPEKLTEWMNKVSGEVSQ comes from the coding sequence TTTTTAGCAATCATTACAGTAGTGCTAACACTTAGCGCATGCGGTGATAATAAAAAAGAAGCGGAAGATAAGGCCGCAAATACAGAAAAAGAAAGCTCCACCTTTTTACAAACTATCTCCACAAATACGTTTAAACAAAAAATGAAAGAGAAGTACACTGGTGTTATTTATGTGGGTCGCCCTACGTGTGAAGATTGCCAAGCGTTTCAACCGATTTTGAAAAAAGAATTAGAGACAAGACAATTAGAGCAACCAATGGCCTATTATAATACGGACAAAGCATCCGAAAAAAGCCGTGACGAGATGGTCGCGTTTTTAAAGAAAATGGACATTGACTCAGTTCCGACAATGGTTTATTTAAAAGATGGAAAAGTAGCATCAACCTACGAAGCGACAGATGAACCTGAGAAATTAACAGAATGGATGAATAAAGTAAGCGGAGAGGTTTCACAGTAG